The Bacillota bacterium nucleotide sequence CACGGCGGTACCGGTTTTCATAATAAACGCCCAGTCACTGCTCTGCGCGAGCAGCAATTCTCGGGCGGCTTGGTTGAGGGCCCGGCGCTCCAGGTCGTTTGGCGAATGATATCGATCGGCAAGTTCAATCATTCGTTCCGCCCCTTTGTGCAGGTGGCGATAAATCCAGTCGTTGCTTTTTTCCAGCCAGACTTCGTTATATCCCTTATTCCCCCAGCTGGACATGTTCGGCACGGCCACCTGATTACAGGGATAATACCGCAGGTACTCGCTGGGGGTGATCAGCTTAAAGACGTTCTGGTCGTAAGCCACTTTTCGAATAAAATAATTTAAAAACATCGGACCTTCAAACCACCAGTGCCCGAACAATTCGGCATCGTACGGGGAAACGATCAGGGGCTGACGGTCCATAATCGCGGCCAAGTATTCAATCTGCTTTTCTCGGTTAAACATGAAGTTGCCGGCGTGGATGGCCGCCTTTTGCCGAGCGTGCTCCGGGATATAGACCTCTTTGTGATTAGTCTTTCCCGTAATACGGTAATACTTCATGCCCGTGTGGATGCGGATGCCATCCGGGTGAATATATGGTTTGATGTAGTCGAAATCCAGGTCAAAACCGATGTCCCGGTAAAAATCACGGTAGTCGTAATCCCCGGGGTATCCTTCTTCTGCGCTCCAGACCTGTTTGGAGGACTCAACATCTCGTCCAAACGCGGCTACCCCTGATGGACAGTAAATCGGCGCAAAAATCCCATACTTTGGCCGTTTCGAGGCGTACAGCACGCCGTGGGTATCGGTAAAAAAGTGGCGGAGGCCAAACTCGCGTAAAATCCAGTCATCTCCAGGATGGTACCCGCACTCCGGCAACCAGATCCCCTGCGGGGAACGACCGAAAAATTTGGTGTGGGTCTCCATAGCAACGGCCACCTGGGCCCTGATCGCTTCGCGATGAATCCCCAGCAATGGAAAGAACCCGTGTGTCGCGCCAGAAGTAATGAGCTCCAGATACCCCTGGTCCTGAAATTTCTTGAAAGCATTCAGAATATTTAATTGGTATTGCTCGCAGAATATGTAACGGGCCTGGTGAAATTGATCGCGGTACATTTCCGCCAGGCGGTAGAACTCGGGCTGATAACGAGTCCGGTCCATTTCCCGTTCGGCCAGTTCGATCAGGTTATCTAAATGTCTGACGTACCGTTGTTGGAGCAAAGGATCGACCAGCATCGAGGCCAGCGGTGGCGTAACTGACATGGTTAACCGCCACTCGACCCCGTCGCGCGACAAATCCTCAAATAGTTTAATCAGGGGAATGTAGGTTTCTGTGATCGCTTCGAATAACCAGCGTTCTTCTAAAAAGTGTTCGTGTTCAGGGTGTCGAACATAAGGCAGGTGAGCATGAAGCACCAGTATCATATATCCTTTGGGCACAGTCATCAATCCTTTCCAGGTTTCTCAGATGTAAATTTCCATTGATTGGTGGGAATTGGCCGATTCATTTGTGGTGAACTGATGCCGAAGGCCAATTCTTGAGCAATCTCGATCCCGTAGGCATATTGCGGAGAACTTACGTTGATCGGCAACTCGCCAATGCGCTGGTAAAGCTTCCGGTCATGTTCGCTGATCAACAGCCATTCCTCGTCGACTACCTCTGAGATGTGATCCAGTGGGGTGGTGACAAAGTTTGAGCGGACCAGAGGTACGTACTGACCAGTTTTTAAAATTAAACCGCGCTCCACACAAAACGTGCGGTTGGGCTGCCCCACATTAATATGCCAGTTGTTCGCGTAGTTATTGATCAGTACGTCATAGTAGACGTGAGCATTGTTTTCATTAAAATAAATACCGGTTGTATCGTAAACTCTCAACACGGGCTGGCTTTCTTCCCAGGTATTAGGACCATAGAGGCGTTCGATCTCGGCTTGCTTTGATGGTGTAATCTCCCAGTAAGCGAAGATCCAGTAAGGGTCCCGAACCAGGGCTACGATCTTGTCTTCTCCATACACCGGTGGGAGTTCATGAACCAAAGTGGATGGTACTAATTTTTCATTGATTTTGTCTGTTGCCGATTTTTCTGTGTTTTTCCTCATCGACCATTCTTCTCCTAACTCAAAATCGTATCTTTGCTGAAAAGCATTCTGGTGAATTCCATATTTTGGTAAGATTTTAAGACCGGCTACAAATGCAATAATCATGTAGCCAATGATAGCCAGGGCCAGGGCAATGATCAGCCACAGTACCATCTTAGTTTACCCCCTGAGCAGTTAAAAAATACCTTCCCCGATGGTGAAGTTTTATTAAAACGACTTCGTCTAATATTATGTCCGTTCAAACCCGGGTTTATTATCGAGACTTGTCGTGAGAAATATGGAGCATTTTACTGCTTCTGTTCAATA carries:
- a CDS encoding DUF1957 domain-containing protein — protein: MPKGYMILVLHAHLPYVRHPEHEHFLEERWLFEAITETYIPLIKLFEDLSRDGVEWRLTMSVTPPLASMLVDPLLQQRYVRHLDNLIELAEREMDRTRYQPEFYRLAEMYRDQFHQARYIFCEQYQLNILNAFKKFQDQGYLELITSGATHGFFPLLGIHREAIRAQVAVAMETHTKFFGRSPQGIWLPECGYHPGDDWILREFGLRHFFTDTHGVLYASKRPKYGIFAPIYCPSGVAAFGRDVESSKQVWSAEEGYPGDYDYRDFYRDIGFDLDFDYIKPYIHPDGIRIHTGMKYYRITGKTNHKEVYIPEHARQKAAIHAGNFMFNREKQIEYLAAIMDRQPLIVSPYDAELFGHWWFEGPMFLNYFIRKVAYDQNVFKLITPSEYLRYYPCNQVAVPNMSSWGNKGYNEVWLEKSNDWIYRHLHKGAERMIELADRYHSPNDLERRALNQAARELLLAQSSDWAFIMKTGTAVDYAIRRTKDHLWNLQEIYYSLKENRLDAGWLSDLENRNNIFPEIDYRVYSRHYRGADDFVPMLAAK
- a CDS encoding DUF4912 domain-containing protein, producing MVLWLIIALALAIIGYMIIAFVAGLKILPKYGIHQNAFQQRYDFELGEEWSMRKNTEKSATDKINEKLVPSTLVHELPPVYGEDKIVALVRDPYWIFAYWEITPSKQAEIERLYGPNTWEESQPVLRVYDTTGIYFNENNAHVYYDVLINNYANNWHINVGQPNRTFCVERGLILKTGQYVPLVRSNFVTTPLDHISEVVDEEWLLISEHDRKLYQRIGELPINVSSPQYAYGIEIAQELAFGISSPQMNRPIPTNQWKFTSEKPGKD